One Agrococcus jenensis genomic region harbors:
- a CDS encoding class I adenylate-forming enzyme family protein: MVDDARTDGPGTPGPLTLGRWTTDRAAIEPARAAIVDRGVVVSYGELEARATALAHALGEAGHGLGARIATVTGSTADQVVLLFACAKAGAVLVPLSWRLTAGELAAQLRIADPSLLLVEDDHRPVADAALERLGDAASTRIPTTALGAAGAESSVPDALRPVAAAAPRDDDALLMLFTSGTTSAPKAVVLSHANCAWANLSLSRATPLTPDDIVLQVLPQHHVAGWNVQPLLAWWVGACVVLERTFDAGRALALIERHRVTATMGVPTTFRALIQHPDFQARDLSSVRTAVVGGGMLDPRAAEQLARTGIVVRQGYGLTEAAPNVALTRDESDAGTVGRPYPHVDVALLVDGRVEQGAGTGELLVRGPAVFQGYFRDPEATAAASLGPWLRTGDLVARDASGRIRIVDRVKDIVRSGGESIAPIEVELALLEHPAVIDAAVAGVPSERWGEELVAWVVLAEPADDAALHAHLDGRLADFKHPKRFLVVDGIPRTTSGKPLRRALIAAFEAARAEAR, encoded by the coding sequence ATGGTCGACGACGCTCGCACGGACGGTCCGGGGACGCCGGGCCCGCTCACCCTGGGCCGGTGGACGACCGACCGCGCCGCGATCGAGCCCGCGCGGGCGGCGATCGTCGACCGCGGCGTCGTCGTCTCGTACGGCGAGCTCGAGGCGCGGGCCACCGCGCTCGCGCACGCACTCGGGGAGGCCGGGCACGGCCTGGGCGCCCGGATCGCGACGGTGACGGGCTCGACCGCCGACCAGGTCGTGCTGCTGTTCGCGTGCGCGAAGGCGGGCGCGGTGCTCGTCCCGCTCTCGTGGCGCCTGACCGCCGGCGAGCTCGCCGCGCAGCTGCGGATCGCCGACCCCTCGCTGCTCCTCGTCGAGGACGACCACCGGCCGGTCGCCGACGCCGCGCTCGAGCGGCTCGGCGACGCGGCCTCGACGCGCATCCCGACGACCGCGCTCGGCGCCGCCGGGGCGGAGTCGTCGGTGCCGGATGCGCTCCGCCCGGTCGCCGCCGCCGCGCCCCGGGACGACGACGCCCTGCTGATGCTCTTCACCTCCGGCACCACGAGCGCGCCGAAGGCCGTCGTGCTCAGCCACGCGAACTGCGCGTGGGCCAACCTCTCGCTCTCGCGCGCGACACCGCTCACGCCCGACGACATCGTGCTGCAGGTGCTCCCGCAGCACCACGTCGCCGGCTGGAACGTGCAGCCGCTGCTCGCCTGGTGGGTCGGTGCGTGCGTCGTGCTCGAGCGCACCTTCGACGCCGGACGCGCCCTCGCCCTCATCGAGCGGCACCGCGTCACCGCGACGATGGGCGTGCCCACCACGTTCCGCGCGCTCATCCAGCACCCTGACTTCCAGGCGCGCGACCTGTCGAGCGTGCGCACGGCGGTGGTGGGCGGCGGCATGCTCGACCCGCGGGCCGCCGAGCAGCTGGCCCGCACGGGCATCGTCGTGCGGCAGGGCTACGGCCTCACCGAGGCGGCCCCGAACGTCGCGCTCACGCGGGACGAGAGCGATGCGGGCACCGTCGGGCGCCCCTACCCGCACGTCGACGTCGCGCTGCTCGTCGACGGCCGGGTCGAGCAGGGCGCCGGTACGGGGGAGCTGCTCGTCCGCGGGCCCGCGGTCTTCCAGGGCTACTTCCGCGATCCGGAGGCGACCGCCGCGGCGAGCTTGGGACCGTGGCTGCGCACGGGCGACCTCGTGGCGCGCGACGCGAGCGGCCGCATCCGCATCGTCGACCGGGTGAAGGACATCGTGCGGTCGGGCGGCGAGTCGATCGCGCCGATCGAGGTCGAGCTCGCACTGCTCGAGCACCCGGCCGTGATCGACGCGGCCGTCGCGGGCGTGCCGAGCGAGCGCTGGGGCGAGGAGCTCGTCGCGTGGGTCGTGCTGGCCGAGCCCGCGGACGACGCGGCGCTGCATGCGCACCTCGACGGCAGGCTCGCCGACTTCAAGCACCCCAAGCGCTTCCTGGTCGTCGACGGCATCCCGCGCACGACGAGCGGCAAGCCGCTGCGCCGGGCGCTCATCGCCGCCTTCGAGGCGGCCCGGGCGGAGGCGCGATGA
- a CDS encoding branched-chain amino acid ABC transporter permease: MHTFLASARRGLASRWGRIAAGAAAIAVAAMLPLLAIDIPGVLPGPTYTPGTLTVLAYAMLIAALALSYHLIFGVAGMLSFGHAMFFAAGAYGLGIVLRLLAPTGMPSEAVFLLAIVITLVVALVLGNLVGALALRVSGISFAMVTLAIAQAMNVMIRRNVGGLTGGEEGVTLTVAVVPDWLVGVINTRNLYWLALAILVIVYLACVWVERSRLGHVVAAARENELRVTVLGLRPYLVRLFLFSAAAVLAAVAGMGFMLLQSSATPRISTSDFTLTLLVIVVLGGVGYRWGAIVGGIVYTLLDQRLAALASSDAIAGLPDVLRIPLSEPLFILGMLFVLVVMFAPGGIVGIAHRVTRRRGGRRDAEEPAVLQDMEA; this comes from the coding sequence ATGCACACCTTCCTCGCCTCCGCCCGCCGCGGCCTCGCATCCCGGTGGGGCCGCATCGCGGCCGGCGCCGCCGCCATCGCGGTCGCGGCCATGCTGCCGCTGCTCGCGATCGACATCCCCGGCGTGCTGCCCGGCCCCACCTACACGCCCGGCACGCTCACGGTGCTCGCGTACGCGATGCTCATCGCCGCGCTCGCGCTCAGCTACCACCTGATCTTCGGGGTGGCGGGGATGCTGTCGTTCGGCCACGCGATGTTCTTCGCCGCCGGCGCGTACGGGCTCGGCATCGTCCTGCGGCTGCTCGCGCCCACCGGCATGCCGAGCGAGGCCGTCTTCCTGCTCGCGATCGTCATCACGCTGGTCGTCGCGCTCGTGCTCGGCAACCTCGTCGGTGCGCTCGCGCTGCGGGTGAGCGGCATCTCGTTCGCGATGGTGACCCTCGCGATCGCCCAGGCGATGAACGTGATGATCCGGCGCAACGTCGGCGGGCTCACCGGCGGCGAGGAGGGCGTCACCCTCACGGTCGCCGTCGTGCCCGACTGGCTCGTCGGCGTCATCAACACCCGCAACCTCTACTGGCTCGCACTCGCGATCCTCGTGATCGTCTACCTGGCGTGCGTGTGGGTCGAGCGCTCGCGGCTCGGCCACGTCGTCGCGGCCGCCCGCGAGAACGAGCTGCGCGTGACGGTGCTGGGCCTGCGGCCCTACCTCGTGCGGCTGTTCCTCTTCTCGGCCGCCGCGGTGCTCGCCGCGGTCGCGGGGATGGGCTTCATGCTGCTGCAGTCGAGCGCGACGCCGCGCATCTCGACGAGCGACTTCACCCTCACCCTGCTCGTCATCGTCGTGCTCGGCGGCGTCGGCTACCGCTGGGGCGCGATCGTCGGCGGCATCGTCTACACGCTGCTCGACCAGCGGCTCGCGGCGCTCGCCTCGAGCGACGCGATCGCCGGGCTGCCCGACGTGCTGCGCATCCCGCTCTCCGAGCCGCTGTTCATCCTCGGGATGCTCTTCGTGCTCGTCGTGATGTTCGCGCCCGGCGGCATCGTCGGCATCGCCCACCGCGTCACGCGGCGGCGCGGCGGCCGGCGCGACGCGGAGGAGCCCGCGGTGCTGCAGGACATGGAAGCCTAG
- a CDS encoding 3-hydroxybutyrate dehydrogenase has translation MSTLSGRRAVITGGAAGIGAAIARSFAAEGASVVIADRDGAAADALAQELGGESWEVDLLDVASLESLSLEADILVNNAGIQRVAPIQEFEPEMWRRIHTLMLESPFLLIRAALPGMYERGFGRIINLSSVHGIRASAFKSAYVAAKHGLEGLSKVTALEGGPHGVTSNCINPGYVKTALVESQIADQAKTHGIPEDEVLQKVMLTEAAIKRLVEPEEVASLATWLAGPHAGMVTGTSYVMDGGWSAR, from the coding sequence ATGAGCACGCTCTCCGGCCGCAGGGCCGTCATCACCGGTGGCGCGGCGGGCATCGGCGCCGCCATCGCGCGCTCGTTCGCGGCCGAGGGCGCCTCCGTCGTCATCGCCGACCGCGACGGCGCGGCGGCCGACGCGCTCGCGCAGGAGCTCGGCGGCGAGTCGTGGGAGGTCGACCTGCTCGACGTCGCGTCGCTCGAGTCGCTGTCGCTCGAGGCCGACATCCTCGTCAACAACGCGGGCATCCAGCGGGTCGCCCCGATCCAGGAGTTCGAGCCCGAGATGTGGCGACGCATCCACACCCTCATGCTCGAGTCGCCGTTCCTGCTCATCCGGGCGGCGCTGCCGGGCATGTACGAGCGCGGGTTCGGGCGCATCATCAACCTCTCGAGCGTCCACGGCATCCGCGCCTCCGCCTTCAAGTCGGCCTATGTCGCCGCGAAGCACGGGCTCGAGGGGCTGTCGAAGGTCACGGCGCTCGAGGGCGGCCCGCACGGGGTGACGTCGAACTGCATCAACCCCGGCTACGTCAAGACGGCGCTCGTCGAGAGCCAGATCGCCGACCAGGCCAAGACGCACGGCATCCCCGAGGATGAGGTGCTGCAGAAGGTCATGCTCACCGAGGCGGCGATCAAGCGCCTCGTCGAGCCCGAGGAGGTCGCGTCGCTCGCCACCTGGCTCGCCGGCCCGCACGCGGGCATGGTGACGGGCACGTCGTACGTCATGGACGGCGGGTGGAGCGCCCGATGA
- a CDS encoding ArsR/SmtB family transcription factor: MELGLDDEALDRIFAALSDRTRRRILLRLRSGPATVTELTALAGLSQPAVSKHCKVLEEAGLIRAERDAQRIHRIIELAPLIRAAVFVSQFEVEVDARLDRLEAHLTSGTQKEPS, from the coding sequence ATGGAGCTCGGGCTCGACGACGAGGCGCTCGACCGCATCTTCGCCGCGCTCTCCGACCGCACGCGCCGCCGCATCCTGCTGCGGCTGCGGTCGGGCCCCGCGACCGTCACCGAGCTCACCGCGCTCGCCGGGCTCAGCCAGCCGGCCGTCTCGAAGCACTGCAAGGTGCTCGAGGAGGCCGGGCTGATCCGCGCGGAGCGCGACGCGCAGCGCATCCACCGGATCATCGAGCTCGCGCCGCTCATCCGCGCTGCCGTCTTCGTCTCGCAGTTCGAAGTGGAGGTCGACGCCCGACTCGACCGCCTCGAGGCGCACCTCACGTCGGGGACCCAGAAGGAGCCATCATGA
- a CDS encoding substrate-binding domain-containing protein — MRRTTKFAGVGIALAALALTACAPTTAPAPSAGSSDGGEESVAVNVGMITSITGPLAAYGESYQQGFEAGLDYATEGTGEIEGIDLTIEWIDDQGNPDTAVTQAKDVIGQGFQIIGGSAASGVSLAVAEQAAQNNTLFLSGPAAADAITGVNDQTFRSGRQTLQDVATAATFLDSVEGSNIVVFAQDNAFGQGNVASVQAVLGGEGATVTPILVAEDATEFTPFAQQISAASPDLVFVAWAGATTGAMWEALAQQQVLESTTVVTGLADRASYQAYGPGSADIQFLNHYFPGATDTEPAQAMDAFLEEAGQEADLFTVDGFVGAQMLVHAITEGRGDVDAMIAALEGWTFESVKGELTIRAEDHALIQPMFQVRLVDEGGTWAPELVQAIDAEMVAPPVAGQ, encoded by the coding sequence ATGCGCAGGACAACGAAGTTCGCCGGCGTGGGCATCGCCCTCGCTGCGCTCGCGCTCACGGCGTGCGCGCCCACCACCGCACCGGCCCCCTCCGCCGGGAGCAGCGACGGCGGCGAGGAGAGCGTCGCCGTCAACGTCGGCATGATCACGTCGATCACCGGCCCGCTCGCCGCCTACGGCGAGAGCTACCAGCAGGGCTTCGAGGCCGGCCTCGACTACGCCACCGAGGGCACCGGCGAGATCGAGGGCATCGACCTCACGATCGAGTGGATCGACGACCAGGGCAACCCCGACACCGCCGTCACGCAGGCCAAGGACGTCATCGGCCAGGGCTTCCAGATCATCGGCGGCTCCGCGGCCTCCGGCGTCTCGCTCGCCGTCGCCGAGCAGGCGGCGCAGAACAACACCCTCTTCCTCTCCGGCCCGGCCGCCGCCGACGCGATCACGGGCGTCAACGACCAGACCTTCCGCTCCGGCAGGCAGACGCTGCAGGACGTCGCGACCGCCGCGACCTTCCTCGACAGCGTCGAGGGCTCGAACATCGTCGTGTTCGCCCAGGACAACGCGTTCGGCCAGGGCAACGTCGCCTCGGTGCAGGCCGTGCTCGGCGGCGAGGGCGCGACCGTCACGCCCATCCTGGTCGCCGAGGACGCCACCGAGTTCACGCCCTTCGCCCAGCAGATCTCGGCGGCCTCACCCGACCTCGTCTTCGTGGCGTGGGCCGGCGCGACGACCGGCGCGATGTGGGAGGCGCTCGCGCAGCAGCAGGTGCTCGAGTCGACGACCGTCGTCACCGGCCTCGCCGACCGCGCGTCGTACCAGGCCTACGGCCCCGGCTCCGCCGACATCCAGTTCCTCAACCACTACTTCCCGGGTGCGACCGACACCGAGCCCGCGCAGGCGATGGACGCGTTCCTCGAGGAGGCTGGCCAGGAGGCCGACCTGTTCACGGTCGACGGCTTCGTGGGCGCGCAGATGCTGGTGCACGCGATCACCGAGGGCCGCGGCGACGTCGACGCGATGATCGCCGCCCTCGAGGGCTGGACCTTCGAGTCGGTCAAGGGCGAGCTCACGATCCGCGCCGAGGACCACGCGCTCATCCAGCCGATGTTCCAGGTGCGGCTCGTCGACGAGGGCGGCACGTGGGCCCCGGAGCTCGTGCAGGCGATCGACGCCGAGATGGTCGCGCCTCCGGTCGCGGGCCAGTGA
- a CDS encoding TetR/AcrR family transcriptional regulator, producing the protein MNQPRTKRGEQTKAKLLAAAEAVFAEQGYQAASISRITERARVAQGTFYLYFSSKLDLFEQLVDDLNRRVRKAMSDGAARGANRAEAEREGFREFFAFTAEHPALYRVVREAEYVSPGAMRRHYERIVEGYRDGLTRARAAGEIGDVDPEVAAWALMGVGEMIGMRYVLWPTGDDGAFGSGATPVPDDVFDEMVAFVQRALGTAASTAAAATGQDPTTQHSTSQHSTTERATAHVKEDS; encoded by the coding sequence ATGAACCAGCCGAGGACGAAGCGCGGCGAGCAGACGAAGGCGAAGCTGCTCGCGGCCGCGGAGGCGGTGTTCGCCGAGCAGGGCTACCAAGCGGCGTCGATCTCGCGCATCACCGAGCGCGCCCGGGTCGCGCAGGGCACCTTCTACCTGTACTTCTCGTCGAAGCTCGACCTGTTCGAGCAGCTCGTCGACGACCTCAACCGGCGCGTGCGCAAGGCCATGAGCGACGGCGCCGCGCGCGGCGCCAACCGCGCCGAGGCGGAGCGCGAGGGCTTCCGCGAGTTCTTCGCCTTCACGGCCGAGCACCCGGCGCTCTACCGCGTCGTGCGGGAGGCGGAGTACGTGTCGCCCGGCGCGATGCGCCGGCACTACGAACGCATCGTCGAGGGCTACCGCGATGGCCTCACGCGGGCCAGGGCGGCGGGCGAGATCGGCGACGTCGACCCGGAGGTCGCGGCGTGGGCACTCATGGGCGTCGGCGAGATGATCGGCATGCGCTACGTGCTCTGGCCGACCGGCGACGACGGCGCCTTCGGCTCGGGCGCGACGCCCGTGCCCGACGACGTCTTCGACGAGATGGTGGCCTTCGTGCAGCGCGCGCTCGGCACCGCCGCATCGACGGCCGCCGCCGCGACCGGCCAAGACCCCACGACCCAGCACAGCACCAGCCAGCACAGCACCACCGAGCGCGCCACGGCGCACGTCAAGGAGGACTCATGA
- a CDS encoding ABC transporter ATP-binding protein, which yields MRADRPALELDAVGLQIGGARILRDVTMQVATGEMVGVIGPNGAGKTTLFNIISGVAVPTSGRVLLGGDDVTGQRVHQRARAGLGRTFQTSSVFAGLTAGENVRLAAQARIGGATSPWRFPRADDEASGVALRCLREVGLDHHLGTTAGVLSHGDKRKLEIAMLIATEPQVVLLDEPMAGVGSGDVAGLVEVIRTLHRSGRTVLMVEHHMEVLLGLVDRVAVMHHGELLVIDTPKAVMADPAVQKAYLGESV from the coding sequence GTGAGGGCCGACCGGCCCGCGCTCGAGCTGGACGCCGTCGGCCTGCAGATCGGCGGTGCGCGGATCCTGCGCGACGTCACGATGCAGGTCGCGACCGGCGAGATGGTGGGGGTCATCGGCCCCAACGGCGCGGGCAAGACCACGCTGTTCAACATCATCTCGGGCGTCGCCGTCCCGACGAGCGGCAGGGTGCTGCTCGGCGGGGACGACGTCACCGGTCAGCGGGTGCACCAGCGGGCGCGGGCCGGTCTCGGCCGCACGTTCCAGACCTCCAGCGTCTTCGCCGGCCTCACGGCGGGCGAGAACGTGCGCCTCGCCGCGCAGGCGAGGATCGGGGGAGCGACGAGCCCCTGGCGGTTCCCGCGCGCCGACGACGAGGCGAGCGGCGTCGCGCTGCGCTGCCTCCGGGAGGTGGGGCTCGACCACCACCTCGGCACCACCGCCGGGGTGCTCTCGCACGGCGACAAGCGCAAGCTCGAGATCGCCATGCTCATCGCCACCGAGCCGCAGGTCGTGCTGCTCGACGAGCCGATGGCGGGCGTCGGCTCCGGCGACGTCGCCGGGCTCGTCGAGGTCATCCGCACGCTGCATCGCTCCGGCCGCACCGTGCTGATGGTCGAGCACCACATGGAGGTGCTGCTCGGCCTCGTCGACCGCGTCGCGGTCATGCACCACGGCGAGCTGCTCGTCATCGACACGCCCAAGGCCGTCATGGCCGACCCGGCCGTGCAGAAGGCCTACCTCGGGGAGTCGGTGTGA
- a CDS encoding CoA transferase subunit A, which produces MAIDKTYGSAAEAVADIQDGATLAVGGFGLSGNPMALIRALEERGVRGLKVVSNNCGVDDWGLGLLLRAGQIDKMTSSYVGENKEFERRYLTGELELELTPQGTLAEKLRAGGSGIAAFYTRTGVGTQVQEGGLPQRYNADGTVAKASAPKPTATFEVDGELREFVLEEAITTDFALVHALRGDRHGNLVFNKAARQFSPPAAMAGRICIAQVEELVEPGEIDPDAVHLPGVFVHRIVEVGTDIEKRIERRTVREES; this is translated from the coding sequence ATGGCGATCGACAAGACCTACGGCTCCGCGGCGGAGGCCGTCGCCGACATCCAGGACGGCGCCACGCTCGCCGTCGGGGGCTTCGGCCTCTCGGGCAATCCGATGGCGCTCATCCGGGCGCTCGAGGAGCGCGGCGTGCGAGGCCTCAAGGTGGTCTCGAACAACTGCGGCGTCGACGACTGGGGCCTCGGGCTGCTGCTGCGCGCCGGCCAGATCGACAAGATGACGTCGTCGTACGTGGGCGAGAACAAGGAGTTCGAGCGCCGCTACCTGACTGGCGAGCTCGAGCTCGAGCTCACACCGCAGGGCACGCTCGCCGAGAAGCTGCGCGCCGGCGGGTCCGGCATCGCGGCGTTCTACACGCGCACGGGCGTCGGCACGCAGGTGCAGGAGGGCGGCCTCCCGCAGCGCTACAACGCCGACGGCACGGTCGCGAAGGCATCCGCGCCCAAGCCGACGGCGACGTTCGAGGTCGACGGGGAGCTGCGGGAGTTCGTGCTCGAGGAGGCGATCACGACCGACTTCGCGCTCGTGCACGCGCTCCGCGGCGACCGCCACGGCAACCTCGTCTTCAACAAGGCGGCGCGCCAGTTCTCGCCGCCCGCCGCGATGGCGGGCCGGATCTGCATCGCGCAGGTCGAGGAGCTCGTCGAGCCGGGTGAGATCGACCCGGATGCCGTGCACCTGCCGGGCGTGTTCGTGCACCGCATCGTCGAGGTGGGCACCGACATCGAGAAGCGCATCGAGCGCCGCACGGTTCGAGAGGAGAGCTGA
- a CDS encoding SRPBCC domain-containing protein has product MKTQFSMPDDTSIAYERTFTAPASEVWRAYTEPEIVRTWLLGPDPETEFPVCEMDMRTGGTFRWVWVDAQGELEIHGDILEADEPHRLVSTEHMGGSAMGGMELPPTNNVVTFVEADGVTTMRTVITYASKEMRDGAYASGMAEGIDAGFDRLDDRWSELAR; this is encoded by the coding sequence ATGAAGACCCAGTTCAGCATGCCCGACGACACCTCGATCGCCTACGAGCGCACCTTCACCGCGCCGGCGTCCGAGGTCTGGCGGGCCTACACCGAACCCGAGATCGTCCGCACGTGGCTGCTCGGGCCCGACCCCGAGACCGAGTTCCCGGTGTGCGAGATGGACATGCGCACCGGCGGCACGTTCCGCTGGGTGTGGGTCGACGCACAGGGTGAGCTCGAGATCCACGGCGACATCCTCGAAGCGGACGAGCCGCACCGCCTCGTCAGCACCGAGCACATGGGCGGGTCCGCGATGGGCGGCATGGAGCTCCCGCCCACGAACAACGTCGTCACCTTCGTCGAGGCGGATGGCGTGACCACGATGCGCACGGTCATCACCTACGCGTCGAAGGAGATGCGCGACGGCGCCTACGCGAGCGGCATGGCTGAGGGCATCGACGCCGGCTTCGACCGGCTCGACGACCGGTGGTCGGAGCTCGCCCGCTGA
- a CDS encoding alpha/beta fold hydrolase, giving the protein MSEQQAQHEQHADARSLRVAVDGGELVATLWRPDASGTPVVAIHGITANHRSFAHVADRLSAPVLAMDLRGRGSSRALPGPYGLEQHAEDVAAAIAAAGFDRAIVVGHSMGAYVAVRLAAAHPELVEALVLIDGGVPLRPAADDVSPEDVLGPAIERLRRTFPSAEAYRDFWRQHPAFGPYWNAAIEEYVDYDLVDVDGALRPSATPDAVIANLVELDGRGGYAEALQALRVPMRLLRSPRGLFDETPGLYDDEWLATWTSRLPELAVRDVEHTNHYTILLGRGADAVLDAVSLVATGAGPAASVAAAHREGR; this is encoded by the coding sequence ATGAGCGAGCAGCAGGCACAGCACGAGCAGCACGCCGATGCGCGGTCGCTGCGCGTCGCGGTCGACGGCGGCGAGCTCGTCGCGACGCTCTGGCGGCCGGATGCGTCCGGCACGCCCGTCGTCGCCATCCACGGGATCACGGCCAACCACCGCTCCTTCGCGCACGTCGCCGACCGCCTGTCGGCACCGGTGCTGGCGATGGACCTGCGCGGTCGCGGCAGCTCCCGCGCGCTGCCTGGACCGTACGGGCTCGAGCAGCACGCCGAGGACGTCGCCGCGGCGATCGCCGCGGCCGGCTTCGACCGAGCGATCGTCGTCGGCCACTCGATGGGGGCGTACGTCGCCGTGCGGCTCGCCGCCGCGCACCCCGAGCTCGTCGAGGCGCTCGTGCTCATCGACGGCGGCGTGCCGCTGCGGCCCGCGGCCGACGACGTGAGCCCCGAGGACGTGCTGGGGCCCGCCATCGAGCGGCTGCGCCGCACCTTCCCGTCAGCGGAGGCGTACCGCGACTTCTGGCGGCAGCACCCGGCCTTCGGGCCCTACTGGAACGCCGCGATCGAGGAGTACGTCGACTACGACCTCGTCGACGTCGACGGTGCGCTCCGGCCGTCGGCCACGCCCGACGCGGTCATCGCCAACCTGGTCGAGCTCGACGGGCGCGGCGGCTACGCCGAGGCGCTGCAGGCGCTGCGCGTGCCCATGCGGCTGCTGCGCAGCCCGCGCGGCCTCTTCGACGAGACACCCGGCCTCTACGATGACGAGTGGCTCGCGACATGGACGTCGCGGCTGCCCGAGCTCGCGGTGCGCGACGTCGAGCACACGAACCACTACACGATCCTGCTGGGCCGGGGGGCGGATGCCGTGCTCGACGCGGTCTCGCTCGTCGCGACCGGCGCGGGACCCGCTGCCTCCGTGGCTGCGGCGCACAGAGAGGGACGCTGA
- a CDS encoding branched-chain amino acid ABC transporter permease, with protein MTTVLLLLITGVGLGALYFLVASGLSLIYGLMGVLNFAHGSFLTLAGFLGWEVGRRVGDGSWGGLLVGMLVGLVVGALVAAITELVFIRPLYNRHIEQVLVTVGLGLASVALFEGIWGTDPIQIRLPEWLGQTTNVLGANIPNDRWLLIGSAAVVLALIVLFLRRTSYGLVIRAGVENRTMVTALGIDVRRAFTIVFAIGGAAAGLGGVLASVYYGQVGAHQGTSLLIYAFIVTVIGGLGSLSGAAIASVLVAVIQQFANFYLGGTGDLAVVLALAAVLLVRPTGLMGKVTH; from the coding sequence GTGACCACCGTCCTGCTCCTGCTCATCACCGGCGTCGGGCTCGGCGCCCTCTACTTCCTGGTGGCGAGCGGCCTCTCGCTCATCTACGGGCTCATGGGCGTGCTCAACTTCGCCCACGGCTCGTTCCTCACCCTCGCCGGGTTCCTCGGCTGGGAGGTCGGCCGCCGCGTGGGCGACGGCAGCTGGGGCGGCCTGCTCGTCGGCATGCTCGTCGGACTCGTGGTCGGCGCGCTCGTCGCCGCCATCACCGAGCTCGTCTTCATCCGCCCGCTCTACAACCGGCACATCGAGCAGGTGCTCGTCACCGTCGGGCTCGGGCTCGCGTCGGTCGCGCTCTTCGAGGGCATCTGGGGCACCGACCCGATCCAGATCCGGCTGCCGGAGTGGCTCGGCCAGACGACGAACGTGCTCGGCGCGAACATCCCGAACGACCGCTGGCTGCTCATCGGCTCCGCGGCGGTCGTGCTCGCGCTCATCGTGCTGTTCCTGCGGCGCACGAGCTACGGCCTCGTCATCCGCGCGGGCGTCGAGAACCGCACCATGGTGACCGCGCTCGGCATCGACGTGCGCCGCGCGTTCACGATCGTCTTCGCGATCGGCGGCGCCGCCGCGGGGCTCGGGGGCGTGCTCGCCTCGGTGTACTACGGCCAGGTCGGCGCGCACCAGGGCACGTCGCTGCTCATCTACGCCTTCATCGTGACGGTCATCGGCGGGCTCGGCTCGCTCTCGGGCGCCGCGATCGCCTCGGTGCTCGTCGCCGTCATCCAGCAGTTCGCGAACTTCTACCTCGGCGGCACCGGCGACCTCGCGGTCGTGCTCGCGCTCGCCGCGGTGCTGCTCGTCCGACCGACCGGCCTCATGGGCAAGGTCACGCACTAG
- a CDS encoding ABC transporter ATP-binding protein, which produces MSAILTVRGLDAHIGGQQVVEDVSFDVAEHGVTALLGRNGVGKSSTIKALLGLTERTGEVTFAGQRIDGLLTHRIVQRGIAYVPEDREVFGGLTVEENLRLAERGGAPNRAIVAELFPELIERAKQQAGTLSGGQQQMVSLSRALMNENRLLLVDEPTKGLAPLIVGTVTTALEAAADRTPMLLVEQNLQVVRALAHTVVVLSGGRVVHTGPAAEFLDSDLVHRHLGVATDQEAA; this is translated from the coding sequence GTGAGCGCCATCCTGACCGTCCGCGGACTCGACGCCCACATCGGCGGCCAGCAGGTCGTCGAGGACGTCTCGTTCGACGTCGCCGAGCACGGCGTCACCGCGCTGCTCGGCCGGAACGGCGTCGGGAAGTCGTCGACCATCAAGGCGCTCCTCGGCCTCACCGAGCGCACCGGCGAGGTGACGTTCGCCGGGCAGCGCATCGACGGGCTGCTCACGCACCGCATCGTGCAGCGCGGCATCGCCTACGTGCCCGAGGATCGCGAGGTCTTCGGCGGCCTCACGGTCGAGGAGAACCTGCGGCTCGCGGAGCGGGGCGGCGCCCCCAACCGGGCGATCGTCGCCGAGCTCTTCCCCGAGCTCATCGAGCGCGCCAAGCAGCAGGCGGGCACGCTCTCCGGCGGGCAGCAGCAGATGGTCTCGCTCTCGCGCGCGCTCATGAACGAGAACCGGCTGCTGCTCGTCGACGAGCCGACGAAGGGGCTCGCGCCGCTCATCGTCGGCACCGTCACGACGGCGCTCGAGGCCGCCGCGGACCGCACGCCCATGCTGCTCGTCGAGCAGAACCTGCAGGTCGTGCGGGCGCTCGCGCACACCGTCGTCGTGCTCTCGGGCGGCCGCGTGGTGCACACCGGCCCGGCCGCCGAGTTCCTCGACTCCGACCTCGTGCACCGCCACCTCGGCGTCGCGACCGACCAGGAGGCCGCGTGA